The following coding sequences are from one Candidatus Bathyarchaeota archaeon window:
- a CDS encoding zinc-ribbon domain-containing protein: MGYVNCSSQPIKNGDFEQGIEFWLRPGVEASISDAHVHSGRYALRTYGGSAWQTVNVEPPLNPVLRFWVYLSSVYGTERGKTDAAITITIISSSFEKNISYYVSGPNRQTNDMKITLTGELQRDQWIFVERNLREDFTKYYKTIRFDEVQKIRIKIWSYPTSDPIPFWDDISLEYLEAPKTPTVTPTPTRTPTPTTPTPPTTKPPPTTVPEKTTAPPPTFTGILTETYMIPIFAIVLAAVLAGGLIVFRRRRFKAREKATRIPQLQRPVDQAAGVTYCLNCGEPLKPDSRYCTKCGSPAFG, encoded by the coding sequence ATGGGATATGTCAATTGCAGCAGCCAACCGATTAAGAATGGAGATTTCGAGCAAGGCATAGAATTCTGGCTAAGACCTGGAGTTGAAGCCTCTATCTCCGATGCACATGTACACTCAGGAAGATATGCATTAAGAACTTATGGAGGAAGCGCATGGCAGACTGTAAATGTTGAGCCACCCCTAAACCCAGTTCTACGCTTCTGGGTATATTTGAGTAGCGTCTACGGAACCGAACGTGGTAAAACTGATGCGGCGATCACAATTACAATTATCTCATCTTCTTTTGAGAAGAACATCTCATACTATGTCAGTGGACCAAATAGACAGACTAATGACATGAAGATTACTTTGACTGGTGAACTCCAACGCGACCAATGGATATTCGTTGAGCGAAATCTAAGAGAAGACTTCACTAAATATTACAAGACGATTAGATTCGATGAGGTGCAGAAGATAAGGATAAAGATCTGGTCTTATCCAACATCAGACCCAATTCCTTTCTGGGATGACATAAGCCTAGAATACTTGGAGGCCCCTAAAACACCTACTGTAACTCCAACACCTACAAGGACCCCGACACCAACCACCCCAACCCCACCTACAACTAAACCGCCACCTACTACGGTACCGGAGAAAACAACGGCACCTCCCCCAACATTCACTGGAATACTGACAGAGACTTACATGATTCCAATATTTGCCATAGTGCTGGCAGCTGTTCTCGCCGGGGGATTGATAGTTTTCAGAAGGCGAAGATTCAAGGCTAGAGAGAAAGCAACACGCATACCCCAATTGCAGAGGCCGGTCGACCAAGCTGCTGGAGTAACTTATTGTCTCAATTGCGGCGAACCATTGAAGCCAGACTCACGTTACTGCACCAAATGCGGTAGCCCGGCCTTCGGTTGA
- a CDS encoding DUF350 domain-containing protein — protein sequence MAVNVALIGLAFVRLILGIVFAVAALYIASSVLGRLTKGIDDWAEIGRGNIAVAIFMGGIFISVATIIAPGISGLFTRWDALAITIGFIQLIIALALAMAMQYVALSVFGKLTKELDEWSELKKGNVAVGITMAAIVIAVAAVVVKGVETLIAAVFA from the coding sequence ATGGCAGTGAACGTGGCCTTAATAGGATTGGCGTTCGTGAGACTGATTCTCGGCATAGTATTTGCAGTCGCAGCTCTATACATTGCATCATCAGTGTTAGGTCGACTGACTAAAGGCATCGATGATTGGGCTGAAATCGGTAGAGGAAATATTGCTGTCGCAATATTCATGGGAGGCATATTCATCTCTGTAGCTACCATAATTGCCCCAGGAATATCCGGACTTTTCACTAGATGGGATGCATTAGCTATAACCATAGGCTTCATACAGCTTATAATAGCTTTGGCTTTGGCTATGGCTATGCAATATGTAGCACTTTCAGTATTTGGCAAGTTAACGAAAGAGCTCGATGAGTGGAGTGAATTGAAGAAGGGCAACGTGGCAGTAGGGATAACCATGGCGGCGATAGTTATAGCTGTAGCGGCAGTGGTAGTTAAAGGCGTCGAGACATTGATAGCTGCAGTCTTCGCTTAA
- a CDS encoding type II toxin-antitoxin system VapC family toxin — protein sequence MNTIVLDASVVAKWYIAEDAFEKAIQIRDAYLSGKLSVYSPTLLIYEIGNILTRHPSFTSEDSAAAFKSLLDLGLNLKDFTEPQILEKSFGISRQLQVTFYDATYVALAKEYDAKLITADEGLHNRIKEYCNSQLLSEVKLEELIG from the coding sequence CTGAACACAATAGTTTTAGATGCATCCGTTGTAGCAAAGTGGTATATTGCAGAGGACGCTTTTGAAAAGGCGATTCAAATTCGAGACGCCTACTTATCTGGAAAGTTAAGTGTCTACTCACCAACACTTCTCATTTATGAGATTGGGAACATTCTGACAAGGCACCCCTCCTTCACATCTGAAGACTCGGCGGCTGCTTTCAAATCGCTTCTGGATTTAGGTCTAAACCTAAAAGACTTCACTGAGCCTCAGATATTAGAAAAGAGTTTTGGGATCTCTAGACAATTGCAGGTAACCTTTTACGACGCAACTTACGTTGCCTTGGCCAAGGAGTATGATGCCAAGTTGATAACGGCGGATGAGGGTCTTCATAATAGGATTAAAGAGTATTGCAACTCCCAACTCCTGAGCGAGGTCAAACTTGAAGAACTGATTGGTTAA
- a CDS encoding Nramp family divalent metal transporter, producing MGEEKSSLWKAGDIKPPLEIKPLPEPPPLTLRGIVAWCGPAVILGTLSVGGFEAYHAGYMGAKLFAGIFWVYIVSSFFQLFLNNEIARWTMATGETILQGFTRLRPRYLWGWLTAIFAWLQTGWPAWITGAAAGAAALSGIGTWESWSIVALALVWIIFAASRYVYRALELLMYGAFIIANVGLTVFTLLMTTPKAVADVAAGWVSFGLIPAGITVGAIGPFLLQPAGGFWNFWHTYWVRERGMGMAHYYGHVTGFTAKPEDIRRSGYIFDTSNPEELRKWSRWMKLNAITMVLFFIILGGIWFTFTASLAGYTARSVYAMELPSGWKIAVVISEIFGKVWGPIGFSLFGLVIIAALFDSQFSIYDGIARQFTDSFYVEHPKVSEKKSYRFWYFIALTFLVAYGICAIPLGTPYFIWLIANWLGQAAQAYITILMLAINLKFLPKPIRPRWYHLLINIIWIIVLIGYFILWTIVEPPRLGI from the coding sequence TTGGGTGAGGAAAAATCCAGCCTGTGGAAGGCTGGAGATATTAAGCCTCCACTTGAGATCAAACCACTGCCAGAACCGCCACCATTGACCTTGAGGGGCATCGTAGCTTGGTGCGGCCCAGCAGTCATCCTTGGAACACTCTCAGTCGGAGGATTCGAGGCCTACCATGCAGGATATATGGGCGCCAAACTGTTCGCCGGAATCTTCTGGGTCTATATAGTGTCCAGCTTCTTCCAGCTGTTCTTGAACAATGAGATCGCCAGATGGACCATGGCAACTGGCGAGACCATTCTGCAGGGATTCACGAGGCTGAGGCCACGTTACCTTTGGGGTTGGTTGACAGCAATCTTCGCCTGGCTCCAGACAGGTTGGCCAGCCTGGATAACAGGGGCTGCTGCTGGAGCCGCAGCCTTGAGTGGCATAGGCACATGGGAGTCATGGAGCATAGTAGCCCTAGCACTGGTTTGGATAATCTTTGCAGCAAGCAGGTACGTGTATAGGGCTCTAGAACTGTTAATGTATGGTGCCTTCATAATTGCCAACGTAGGATTGACCGTGTTCACACTCCTGATGACTACGCCGAAGGCTGTTGCAGATGTTGCGGCGGGATGGGTTAGCTTCGGACTCATACCTGCTGGAATAACTGTGGGTGCGATAGGTCCGTTCCTGCTCCAGCCAGCTGGAGGCTTCTGGAACTTCTGGCACACCTACTGGGTAAGAGAGAGAGGGATGGGCATGGCCCACTATTACGGCCACGTGACAGGCTTCACTGCGAAGCCTGAGGATATCAGAAGAAGCGGATATATCTTCGACACAAGCAATCCTGAGGAGCTTAGGAAATGGAGCAGATGGATGAAGCTCAACGCCATCACCATGGTGCTCTTCTTCATAATACTGGGTGGGATCTGGTTCACATTCACGGCATCCCTAGCCGGATACACCGCCAGGTCTGTCTACGCTATGGAGTTACCGTCAGGGTGGAAGATAGCGGTTGTGATATCGGAGATATTTGGAAAGGTCTGGGGTCCGATAGGATTCTCCCTCTTCGGACTGGTCATAATAGCCGCCCTGTTTGACAGTCAATTCTCAATCTACGACGGTATAGCCAGACAGTTCACAGACTCATTCTACGTTGAGCATCCGAAAGTCTCGGAGAAGAAAAGTTATCGATTCTGGTACTTTATAGCATTGACCTTTCTCGTAGCTTATGGTATCTGCGCCATACCATTGGGGACACCATATTTCATATGGTTGATAGCGAACTGGCTCGGCCAGGCAGCCCAAGCCTACATAACGATCCTGATGCTGGCCATCAACCTCAAATTCCTACCGAAGCCTATAAGGCCCAGGTGGTACCACCTCCTCATCAACATAATATGGATCATAGTGCTGATCGGCTATTTCATACTCTGGACAATTGTGGAGCCTCCACGTTTAGGCATCTAA
- a CDS encoding winged helix-turn-helix transcriptional regulator has protein sequence MDEIGMNNFKATIFKALGDPSRLRILEYLRLGEKCVCSIVPTVGSTQPTVSRHLKVLTDCGILKRRRVGNRILYSVTSTKIYDVIDSLDSRLIESFSRHIITSIQSGRR, from the coding sequence ATGGATGAAATTGGCATGAACAATTTCAAGGCAACCATCTTCAAAGCTTTAGGAGACCCGAGCAGGCTAAGGATCCTAGAATATCTGAGGTTGGGTGAGAAGTGCGTCTGCTCCATTGTCCCCACTGTAGGTTCAACTCAGCCAACAGTCTCAAGACACCTCAAGGTTCTGACAGACTGCGGCATCCTGAAGAGGAGGAGGGTAGGCAACAGGATCCTCTACTCAGTAACATCCACCAAGATCTATGATGTGATAGATTCGTTGGATTCAAGACTCATCGAGAGCTTCAGTAGACACATAATAACATCGATACAGAGTGGAAGAAGATAG
- the gcvH gene encoding glycine cleavage system protein GcvH, producing MKVNGYEVCDGLYYTEQHSWVKIEGETCKVGVTDYFQKMVRGWAFRKPTDIVYVGLPQVGLRARKGDPIASIESAKAVSDMHTPLSGEVIKVNIDLLDNPGVIGESPYEKGWVAIIKPSKLEDEIKNLMTAEGYKKHLESLIDIKNQEYMEMLREVGLQT from the coding sequence TTGAAAGTGAACGGTTACGAAGTATGTGATGGATTATATTACACTGAGCAGCATAGTTGGGTAAAGATTGAGGGTGAAACATGCAAGGTCGGTGTGACAGACTATTTTCAGAAAATGGTTAGAGGGTGGGCTTTCAGAAAGCCAACAGACATAGTCTATGTGGGATTACCCCAAGTAGGGTTGAGAGCAAGAAAGGGTGACCCCATAGCCTCAATAGAGTCAGCGAAGGCCGTCTCAGATATGCACACCCCACTCTCAGGTGAGGTGATAAAGGTAAATATTGACTTGCTCGACAATCCAGGAGTAATAGGTGAGAGTCCATACGAGAAGGGTTGGGTGGCCATCATAAAACCTTCAAAGCTTGAAGATGAGATCAAAAACCTAATGACTGCCGAAGGCTATAAGAAACATCTGGAGAGCCTCATCGACATCAAGAATCAGGAGTATATGGAGATGTTGAGGGAAGTAGGTTTACAAACTTAG
- a CDS encoding thioredoxin family protein, with the protein MVLIEVIGVEPPCKRCTATYKNTEEAASKLKSEGIEVTINKLNISSKETISKYGVILSPALAVNGKVRVAGRIPSPEEIVKIVKESQ; encoded by the coding sequence ATGGTTTTGATCGAAGTTATAGGTGTGGAGCCGCCGTGCAAGAGATGTACTGCAACATACAAGAACACTGAAGAGGCAGCTTCAAAACTTAAGAGTGAAGGTATAGAGGTAACGATAAATAAACTTAACATATCATCGAAGGAGACCATTTCAAAGTATGGAGTGATCCTCTCTCCAGCATTGGCAGTCAACGGTAAAGTCAGGGTTGCAGGTAGAATCCCTAGCCCAGAGGAGATAGTGAAAATCGTCAAAGAGTCGCAGTAA
- a CDS encoding DNRLRE domain-containing protein produces MTTVRLIQILVIVTLTFNLGSDVWAVESTLTIQPSTADTFVNSMYLSHKYPEEPHGYLWGIFAGNMYTEYDSFKGYGSSRIYIQFNISAIPKDAKILSANMCLYMYDPPKTRQEFEAHRVLSEWNEHKLTWITQPPYAQTPTSITTIDPTIREGWVCWDITKDLQMWHSGAAQNFGTMIKIRHERNATDQVASFYPKEALQAQYLKPKITVRIEWYKPVPQQQTETPATPTKTPESKPQTQEAPKPPLSPTYTPKITEQKTSDYTIFTLALVTIIIVGTILVARRKSRRNTKKDANEKRRRHRSPV; encoded by the coding sequence ATGACTACTGTGAGGCTCATCCAGATACTTGTCATAGTAACTTTAACATTCAATCTAGGCAGCGATGTTTGGGCTGTAGAATCCACCTTAACAATCCAGCCGTCGACCGCAGACACCTTTGTCAACAGCATGTATCTGAGCCACAAGTATCCCGAGGAGCCACATGGATATTTATGGGGGATCTTTGCTGGAAACATGTATACGGAATATGATTCATTCAAAGGATATGGTTCCTCAAGGATCTACATACAGTTCAACATATCAGCCATCCCGAAAGACGCGAAGATACTGTCGGCGAACATGTGCCTGTACATGTATGACCCACCAAAAACAAGACAGGAATTTGAAGCTCACAGGGTACTATCAGAATGGAACGAGCACAAATTGACATGGATCACACAGCCACCCTACGCTCAGACACCAACATCCATCACAACAATAGATCCAACGATTAGAGAGGGTTGGGTCTGCTGGGACATTACAAAAGACCTACAGATGTGGCATTCAGGCGCAGCACAGAACTTCGGAACCATGATAAAGATAAGACATGAGAGAAATGCAACAGACCAGGTTGCCTCCTTCTACCCTAAGGAAGCTTTACAGGCCCAATACCTCAAACCGAAGATAACGGTCAGAATCGAATGGTACAAGCCGGTTCCTCAACAGCAGACCGAGACACCAGCCACACCAACCAAGACACCTGAAAGTAAACCTCAAACCCAAGAAGCGCCCAAACCACCACTCAGCCCAACTTATACACCAAAAATAACCGAGCAAAAAACTTCAGACTACACAATATTCACATTGGCTTTGGTAACGATCATCATAGTAGGAACCATACTAGTTGCAAGGAGAAAGTCAAGAAGAAATACAAAGAAAGATGCCAATGAAAAGAGGCGCAGACACCGCTCACCAGTGTGA
- a CDS encoding tetrahydromethanopterin S-methyltransferase subunit A: MIQSRKILKVKPPDEYPPEDGNYLRGNDYSPVAVVILLHTPYDKIPDFLLELSKVSVEAGAALAGFLQTENIGIEKIVCNVVANPNIRYIILCGVESAGHRPGQTFEAFIKNGIDDKRKIVGAESLTPYLYNISLEAIERFRKQVTLVSLLFEENRRLRIDPETVKSVVNACIQEESTPILNFNLYDPGAYPEPAICQKITWRVERPWAKYSEEEAEKMRKIEEAASIRSKLETERQRRRREEMELLELLFPNKTKKE; the protein is encoded by the coding sequence ATGATTCAATCGAGAAAGATTCTAAAGGTTAAGCCTCCAGACGAATATCCCCCTGAAGACGGCAATTACCTCAGAGGCAACGACTACTCACCAGTCGCCGTAGTCATCCTCCTCCACACACCATACGACAAGATCCCAGACTTTCTATTGGAGCTCTCAAAAGTCTCTGTTGAAGCAGGAGCCGCGTTGGCTGGTTTCCTGCAGACCGAGAATATTGGAATAGAGAAGATAGTCTGCAATGTCGTCGCCAACCCAAACATAAGATACATCATACTCTGTGGCGTTGAGTCTGCGGGTCACAGGCCAGGACAGACATTCGAAGCATTCATTAAAAACGGTATCGACGATAAGAGGAAGATAGTTGGAGCAGAATCCTTAACCCCATACCTCTACAACATCTCCCTCGAAGCAATAGAGAGGTTCCGTAAACAGGTTACACTTGTGAGCCTACTATTTGAGGAGAATAGAAGACTCAGAATAGATCCGGAAACTGTGAAGAGCGTAGTAAATGCATGCATCCAAGAGGAGTCTACACCCATTCTAAACTTCAACTTATACGATCCAGGAGCCTACCCTGAACCAGCAATATGCCAGAAGATAACATGGAGGGTTGAGAGGCCATGGGCGAAATATTCAGAGGAAGAAGCTGAAAAGATGAGAAAGATAGAGGAGGCCGCCTCAATTAGATCAAAGTTAGAAACGGAACGTCAGAGACGTCGAAGAGAAGAGATGGAACTGCTAGAATTACTATTTCCTAACAAGACAAAGAAAGAATAG
- the gcvH gene encoding glycine cleavage system protein GcvH has translation MPYQIPGELYYTREHEWVRRLDDETASVGVTDYAFEGPTGIGSRAVLFIELPNVGTRVRVGEAIVTIESEKNVVVFPSPLSGEVIEVNRRLEEEPTLVGSDPYGDGWMIKLKMYDVKELDKLMNSGKYKSYLSETLNLRGFKC, from the coding sequence GTGCCTTACCAGATCCCAGGGGAACTCTACTATACACGTGAACATGAGTGGGTCAGAAGACTAGATGACGAGACAGCTTCAGTTGGGGTGACCGACTATGCTTTCGAGGGACCTACTGGAATAGGTTCTAGAGCAGTGTTGTTTATTGAGCTGCCCAATGTAGGAACGAGAGTTAGAGTTGGGGAGGCGATTGTTACTATTGAGAGTGAGAAGAATGTTGTTGTTTTTCCTTCACCTCTATCAGGAGAGGTGATTGAGGTGAATAGAAGGTTAGAGGAAGAGCCGACGCTTGTCGGCTCAGACCCTTACGGCGATGGCTGGATGATAAAGTTAAAGATGTATGACGTTAAAGAGTTAGATAAGCTAATGAATTCAGGGAAGTATAAGAGTTATTTAAGTGAGACACTCAATCTTCGCGGATTCAAATGTTGA